Proteins co-encoded in one Theileria equi strain WA chromosome 3, complete sequence genomic window:
- a CDS encoding hypothetical protein (encoded by transcript BEWA_008490A), with protein sequence MSKSKENGDDGKKGIRSAAALLFGLTICQTPHIAFSSGKFTISRFKIPQHCLGLYINRMIITFKLWTFVGVMAMTTYDIFCGKIMGEINSTLMFSVLATYLMMLLTYYTGGNQGHLTLYFWVITTMSLIMGLIFITAVKVMSDNISFLIVSFPLAGIWVSLYHLLFLFIWRYFRLQNTHYWLVFWQLVIAVSMAGLTLMLWFVGYGFSIQESGQHATAGSGEGSNSDIFTALKQAWHPILMSGIGYGMQNLVYPSIAPYKLAGSDGHGIYLTTLFTGSVPPLTLLCLSKIGKGPDVKWSENQIWHGCSLCVIVEILCAALFICGLHYPDWKISQAITGNTCLLWILTILYDFCVQVANAVGSNGAPVQGKKRNSTMSTVNSSCYSFTQIIFSSIGDGYMRTYQKHENDRENWPTKHCGNLRAFWFWTWNATKVSLSEFKTALTTDLRGAIQTKKEYLFIVYSDDTDNSSNPPKTKNPTVMKIVHDI encoded by the coding sequence ATGAGTAAATCTAAGGAAAATGGCGATGATGGTAAGAAGGGTATCAGAAGCGCCGCCGCTCTGTTGTTTGGTCTTACCATATGCCAAACACCTCATATCGCCTTTTCCTCTGGTAAGTTTACGATTTCGAGGTTTAAGATTCCACAACACTGTTTGGGTCTATACATTAATAGGATGATCATCACATTCAAGTTATGGACCTTTGTTGGAGTTATGGCAATGACAACGTACGATATTTTCTGCGGAAAGATAATGGGTGAGATCAACTCAACCCTGATGTTCTCAGTTTTGGCAACGTATTTAATGATGCTATTAACATACTACACAGGAGGTAATCAGGGTCATCTTACACTTTATTTTTGGGTTATAACAACCATGTCTCTGATAATGGGTTTAATCTTTATCACCGCTGTTAAGGTCATGTCAGATAATATTTCGTTTCTCATTGTTTCATTTCCTCTAGCTGGAATTTGGGTTTCACTTTATCACTTATTATTTCTATTTATTTGGAGATATTTTCGTCTCCAGAACACACACTACTGGCTGGTTTTTTGGCAACTTGTAATCGCAGTATCTATGGCAGGATTAACTCTTATGCTATGGTTTGTTGGATATGGATTTAGTATCCAAGAAAGCGGTCAACATGCTACTGCTGGTAGTGGTGAAGGCAGTAATAGTGATATTTTTACGGCATTAAAACAGGCATGGCATCCAATTCTCATGTCTGGAATAGGATATGGAATGCAGAATCTAGTTTATCCTTCTATTGCACCCTATAAGCTTGCAGGAAGTGATGGCCATGGAATTTATTTAACAACATTATTCACAGGTTCCGTGCCACCATTGACCCTTTTATGCTTGTCAAAAATTGGTAAGGGTCCAGATGTAAAATGGAGTGAGAACCAGATATGGCATGGATGTTCGCTATGTGTCATTGTCGAGATTCTTTGTGCAGCTCTTTTTATATGCGGTCTTCATTACCCAGACTGGAAAATATCGCAGGCAATTACTGGAAATACATGCTTACTTTGGATCTTAACCATTTTATATGATTTCTGTGTACAAGTCGCCAATGCAGTCGGAAGTAACGGGGCACCTGTGCAGGGAAAGAAAAGGAATTCTACAATGTCTACTGTAAATTCGTCTTGCTACTCATTCACACAGATCATATTTTCTTCTATCGGAGATGGATATATGAGAACATACCAAAAACATGAAAATGATAGAGAAAACTGGCCTACAAAGCATTGTGGTAATCTGAGGGCCTTTTGGTTTTGGACTTGGAATGCTACGAAAGTATCTCTTTCCGAATTCAAGACAGCTTTAACTACAGATTTAAGAGGAGCGATTCAGACCAAGAAGGAGTACCTCTTTATTGTGTATTCTGATGACACTGATAATAGTAGCAATCCTCCTAAGACGAAAAATCCTACAGTAATGAAGATAGTTCACGATATATAG
- a CDS encoding zinc finger protein DHHC domain-containing protein (encoded by transcript BEWA_008520A), whose protein sequence is MSEVYVNRKTTSLDFDASTKNGSSFDALECILTSRDETLDPNPKNVDFITLESMLVDAATSRDLESFRKIVLPLVELGQISRLDSINALHWACYSGFVDLVNILLNSGCDPHYPDDINLETPIYFAIKASNVYIVHLLVERYGIPILCHENRKFMSPFITAASEFVEDNVVETLHILEYLYLAGVSLEEQDGQGRTALMHASRRGSSVVVQWLLSRGANMNHRDHLGNSVLHHACTSGSEDTLMLLCKNGAIKLLHSKAIAATIREQTPLGISLMKRNYLQFAILLIWSFQYNITGRIFSLRSMYPVYYWIISFLNLFFFVKLYGNDLYRGTILDYWIISWIASQCFWFATYVSDPGVARKNLVVSQKDRVSKEFTQESLYPVQKDDLYESMLSELENEQLMVNYNLYKITGESYLLNFWFPHNEFESDLLKEPLNGYYESHAYFENPIKERVQTCRVNAAHIQTEMRALYAHVALDRQSKSTYADHILYRNICVHPDTYRDVYRNICITCNMERASRSHHCGICGNCVIHQDHHCAWVDNCIARNNQRSFFLFLTFLFATFVQTQYIHIVYLYCEKDWHSLYALCILGVDAGNAVLLAFVVYLWARTIRSMVTDVTFYEYLKKPYYIRKKFKNTQGSLWDFSNTSMRSATHNILNFWTSRHY, encoded by the exons ATGTCAGAGGTGTACGTAAATCGCAAAACAACGTCACTCGATTTTGATGCATCCACTAAAAACGGATCAAGCTTCGATGCCTTAGAGTGTATACTTACAAGCAGAGATGAAACACTAGATCCTAatccaaaaaatgtagattttaTCACATTAGAG AGCATGCTTGTTGATGCTGCAACAAGTAGAGACTTGGAATCATTCAGAAAAATTGTATTGCCACTGGTAGAACTTGGTCAAATCTCGAGGTTGGATTCCATCAATGCACTTCATTGGG CTTGTTACTCTGGCTTCGTAGATCTTGTTAATATTCTTTTAAACTCTGGCTGTGATCCGCATTACCCCGATGATATCAACTTGGAGACTCCAATTTACTTTGCCATAAAGGCTTCAAATGTatatattgtacatttgttGGTAGAAAGATATGGAATACCCATTCTTTGTCATGAAAATCGTAAATTTATGTCCCCATTTATAACAGCAGCTTCGGAGTTTGTTGAAGATAATGTCGTTGAAACACTCCATATCTTGGAATACCTTTACTTGGCTGGCGTTTCCTTGGAAGAACAAGATGGACAG GGAAGGACAGCATTGATGCATGCAAGCAGAAGGGGTTCTTCTGTTGTAGTTCAGTGGTTGCTAAGTCGAGGAGCAAATATGAACCACAGAGATCATTTAGGAAATTCAGTACTTCATCATGCTTGTACTAGTGGTAGCGAAGATACATTGATGTTGCTATGTAAAAATGGAGCTATCAAGTTGTTGCATTCTAAAGCAATTGCAGCCACTATTAGAGAACAAACTCCTTTGGGAATATCATTGATGAAGCGAAACTACCTGCAATTCGCTATTTTACTG ATTTGGTCATTTCAGTATAATATaactggaagaatattttctttAAGGAGCATGTATCCGGTGTACTATTGGATTATATCTTTTTTGAACCTGTTTTTCTTCGTGAAGCTATATGGTAATGATCTATATAGAGGAACTATTCTAGATTACTGGATAATTAGCTGGATAGCCTCACAATGTTTTTGGTTTGCAA CGTATGTGAGTGATCCAGGTGTTGCAAGAAAGAACCTTGTAGTATCGCAAAAGGACCGTGTGTCAAA AGAATTTACTCAAGAATCACTCTACCCAGTTCAAAAGGATGATTTGTACGAAAGTATGCTGAGTGAATTAGAAAATGAACAGTTGATGGTAAACTACAACCTATACAAAATTACTGGAGAAAGCTATCTTTTAAACTTTTGGTTCCCTCATAACGAATTTGAATCGGATTTGTTAAAGGAACCTCTTAATGGCTACTATGAATCTCATGCCTATTTTGAAAACCCAATCAAGGAACGGGTTCAAACATGTAGAGTTAATGCTGCGCACATACAAACGGAGATGAGAGCTTTATATGCTCATGTGGCACTAGATAGACAATCAAAATCTACATATGCTGATCACATTTTGTACAGAAATATTTGCGTTCACCCTGACACATACAGGGATGTTTATAGAAATATCTGTATAACGTGCAACATGGAAAGGGCAAGCAGATCACATCACTGTGGAATTTGCGGGAATTGTGTGAT ACATCAAGACCATCACTGTGCATGGGTTGATAATTGTATTGCTAGAAATAATCAGAGATCctttttcctctttctcACATTTTTATTTGCCACGTTCGTTCAAACACAATATATACACATtgtctatctctactgcGAAAAGGATTGGCACTCACTATATGCTCTGTGTATACTTGGTGTTGATGCTGGTAATGCAGTTTTGCTGGCCTTTGTAGTATACTTGTGGGCTAGGACGATAAGGTCCATGGTAACCGATGTTACATTTTACGAGTATCTAAAGAAACCATACTATATAAGGAAAAAGTTTAAGAATACGCAAGGATCTTTATGGGACTTTTCAAATACTTCAATGAGAAGTGCTACACataacattttaaatttctGGACTTCCAGACACTACTAA
- a CDS encoding vesicle-associated membrane protein, putative (encoded by transcript BEWA_008470A) → MSSLLRITPSDTIEFPLVLYTPLNASLKLENVSSEHVAFKIKTTTPKGYLVRPSTGVIKPGDVQTVQIILQPLSETPKVINDRFLVQYTVVANDDPISKDMWTTVAKSAIQDQRLSVSFIKDPGLNIQSGNSPYGIPPKIAARLITPQSSNVDLPELRQKYDELVQYCLSVEKLKSNILNENEQLRQKLQMGPNDSIGGKIALEVWHIPVFIILVIILLKALGHF, encoded by the exons ATGAGTTCTCTATTGCGGATCACTCCCTCGGATACTATAGAGTTCCCTCTTGTCTTGTACACTCCACTAAATGCCTCCTTGAAGCTCGAAAATGTTTCATCAGAACATGTTGCTTTCAAGATAAAGACCACGACGCCAAAAGGATACTTGGTGCGTCCGTCTACCGGAGTTATAAAGCCAGGGGATGTGCAGACGGTACAAATTATACTACAGCCACTTAGCGAAACCCCAAAGGTTATAAATGACCGCTTTTTGGTACAATATACAGTAGTGGCAAATGATGATCCCATTTCCAAGGACATGTGGACCACAGTTGCCAAGTCCGCAATACAAGATCAGAGACTCAGTGTATCGTTTATCAAAGACCCAGGACTAAATATACAGTCGGGAAACTCCCCGTATGGGATTCCACCCAAAATTGCTGCAAGGTTGATAACTCCACAGTCGTCTAATGTGGATCTGCCAG AGCTACGTCAAAAGTATGATGAACTGGTTCAATACTGCCTTTCCGTCGAAAAACTCAAGTCtaacattttaaatgaaaACGAACAGCTGCGACAAAAGTTACAAATGGGACCAAATGACTCAATCGGAGGTAAAATTGCACTTGAAGTGTGGCACATTCCGGTATTTATCATACTTGTaatcattcttctcaagGCCCTTGGGCACTTTTAG
- a CDS encoding signal peptide-containing protein (encoded by transcript BEWA_008500A) yields MSAIIRQIILFLIISRLGCCGDSSDKSSRMLVKLDISNIGNLVYISHKAEPPISRTIYYLKKDDTFISIADSGVIIWEAYGGEVAVDVVVYSKDSIPLLITLLIQDCAQFKYVHFEKAETWKQISKETYIEKLVELRTS; encoded by the coding sequence ATGAGTGCTATTATTCGCCAAATCATTTTATTCCTAATTATCTCAAGACTTGGATGTTGCGGTGATAGTTCCGATAAAAGCTCCAGAATGCTAGTTAAACTTGACATTTCTAATATCGGAAACCTTGTCTACATATCTCACAAAGCTGAACCTCCTATTTCTCGTACAATATATTATCTAAAAAAGGACGACACCTTCATTTCCATCGCTGATTCTGGAGTTATAATATGGGAAGCTTATGGTGGAGAAGTTGCTGTTGATGTAGTAGTGTATTCAAAGGACAGCATTCCTCTACTAATTACACTACTCATTCAGGATTGTGCTCAGTTCAAGTACGtacattttgaaaaggcaGAGACATGGAAACAAATTTCTAAGGAAACATATATAGAAAAACTTGTGGAGCTGAGGACTTCCTAG
- a CDS encoding LNS2 Lipin/Ned1/Smp2 domain-containing protein (encoded by transcript BEWA_008510A) gives MWEKLCSRVVSVLDFNQATLSGCIDIICVRHKEVIDDDQGQSAEKWVYRSTPFHVRFGKAKLLKSREKTVSIYVNDELSDLTMKLGAAGEAFFGEETDDEDADFIEMSPDSSTRSPVDVLSEDERSGMMDYGYCAYNSKVVNPEALTRQVSEKIMQSIPAMSNMNSEDKDPEGNTYKIIPNDMAFDGKETSRSVDVDSGSKSWSWNWGDIPRRTTTETTTDKILQFSLCGHLLSSQDDHLNSELFRANLVDWERLDNDPSLWYHESLVACFDGRPPYYQSKIALPLLASWIVFNKPLSIGSIEKLLKMSLQASKDSENGIYIETREQPPTDTYRQGDSTFKSLGIPDPYKLFRSSKPVSRKRYKISLRPTSEQLESLNLKLGANKITFTVSSVLQGTKSVSATIYLWPSDAQIVITDVDGTITKSDALGHIMPILGRDWSHVGVAELFSKIRANGYYVLYLTARAIGQADYTREYLFGLTQNDKEKLPDGPLFLSPDRLLSSFKREVITKSAYMFKIPALRDIRNLFASDHNPFYAGFGNNSSDHRAYVSVGVPESRVFIINTSGIIKHVNSNYARTYETMSEIAELMFPPISSNFHKSCEDERYNSFQFWNFPIHMDLTPQVDDREDN, from the coding sequence ATGTGGGAGAAACTTTGTAGTCGAGTGGTTTCTGTCCTGGATTTTAACCAGGCGACACTCTCCGGATGTATTGACATCATTTGTGTTAGGCACAAGGAGGTTATAGATGACGATCAAGGTCAGTCCGCCGAAAAATGGGTCTACAGATCTACTCCATTCCATGTGCGCTTTGGAAAGGCCAAACTACTAAAGTCCCGTGAAAAAACAGTCTCAATTTATGTAAATGATGAACTCTCTGACCTGACCATGAAACTTGGTGCAGCTGGAGAGGCGTTCTTTGGAGAAGAGACGGACGATGAGGATGCTGATTTCATAGAAATGTCaccagattcttctactAGATCTCCAGTTGATGTTTTGTCAGAGGATGAACGCTCTGGAATGATGGACTATGGTTATTGCGCATACAATAGCAAGGTGGTGAATCCAGAAGCGCTAACCAGACAAGTTTCTGAAAAAATTATGCAATCAATCCCGGCTATGTCAAACATGAATTCGGAGGATAAAGATCCTGAGGGCAACACGTATAAAATTATACCCAATGACATGGCATTTGATGGTAAAGAGACATCAAGAAGTGTAGATGTCGACTCTGGCTCAAAGTCTTGGTCCTGGAATTGGGGTGATATTCCCAGAAGGACAACAACCGAAACTACCACAGATAAAATTCTGCAATTTTCCCTTTGCGGTCATTTGTTAAGCTCTCAAGATGACCACCTAAATAGCGAACTTTTTAGGGCAAATCTAGTGGATTGGGAAAGATTAGACAACGATCCATCACTTTGGTATCATGAGTCTTTGGTGGCTTGCTTTGATGGTAGGCCACCATATTATCAATCTAAAATTGCACTTCCACTTTTGGCTTCATGGATTGTTTTTAATAAGCCATTGTCGATAGGGTCTATAGAGAAACTACTAAAGATGTCTTTGCAGGCCTCTAAAGACAGTGAAAATGGTATATACATCGAAACGAGGGAACAACCTCCAACAGATACATATAGACAGGGAGATTCAACATTTAAATCATTGGGTATCCCGGATCCGTACAAATTATTTCGCTCATCCAAACCTGTATCTAGGAAGAGatataaaatatcattGAGGCCGACATCTGAACAACTAGAATCACTTAATCTCAAGTTGGGAGCAAATAAGATAACATTTACCGTCTCATCGGTACTTCAGGGAACTAAGAGCGTAAGTGCAACGATATATCTGTGGCCATCGGATGCACAAATTGTAATTACAGACGTAGATGGAACAATCACTAAATCAGATGCTTTGGGACATATCATGCCAATTCTAGGTAGGGATTGGTCTCATGTTGGTGTCGCTGAACTCTTTTCCAAGATTAGAGCAAATGGATATTATGTGCTTTATCTCACTGCTAGGGCAATTGGACAAGCAGATTATACACGAGAATACCTTTTTGGATTAACACAAAATGATAAGGAAAAACTTCCAGATGGGCCACTATTCTTATCTCCGGACAGacttttatcttcatttAAACGAGAAGTTATTACAAAAAGCGCATACATGTTCAAGATTCCTGCACTTAGAGATATTAGGAATCTATTCGCCTCGGATCATAATCCCTTTTATGCAGGGTTTGGAAATAACTCTTCAGATCACAGAGCCTACGTTTCAGTTGGCGTTCCGGAAAGTAGagtatttataataaacaCTAGTGGTATCATCAAACACGTAAATTCTAACTACGCACGAACGTATGAAACGATGAGTGAAATCGCAGAATTGATGTTTCCTCCAATAAGTTCAAATTTTCATAAATCTTGTGAAGATGAACGATATAATTCATTccaattttggaattttccAATACATATGGATTTAACACCCCAAGTCGATGATAGGGAAGATAACTGA
- a CDS encoding DNA-directed RNA polymerase subunit I, putative (encoded by transcript BEWA_008480A), with amino-acid sequence MGDIYMDEFGENFGIDEFAEEEEYEEYDDDEQHRVADVDIITDPAEFKAQIDNAHRITSPYLTKYEKARIIGTRALQISLNAPITIPIDSTDAGDDGMHSVGDFGDTQTAAIDPLIIAERELYQKTVPFIVRRYLPNGSYEDWRIEELIID; translated from the exons ATGGGAGATATTTATATGGACGAGTTTGGAGAAAACTTTGGAATTGATGAATTTGcagaggaggaagaatatgaGGAGTATGACGACGATGAACAGCATAGAGTAGCAGACGTCGACATCATCACCGACCCAGCTGAATTCAAGGCACAA ATTGACAATGCTCACAGAATAACGAGCCCTTACTTGACAAAGTACGAAAAGGCGCGTATAATTGGGACAAGAGCTCTTCAAATCAGCTTGAATGCACCAATCACGATACCAATCGATTCTACAGATGCTGGAGATGATGGTATGCATTCTGTGGGAGACTTTGGAGACACACAAACAGCTGCAATTGATCCGCTCATTATAGCGGAAAGGGAACTCTACCAGAAAACGGTCCCATTTATCGTAAGAAGATATCTTCCAAACGGAAGTTATGAGGACTGGAGAATTGAAGAACTCATTATCGACTAA